The Flavobacterium commune genome contains the following window.
TGAACAATGTTGGTGCTACTTTACCAAAGAGAGATGCAGTTGATGAACGAGTAATTAAACAAGTTCGCACAGGAACTATTGAGTACAAAGACGGCTTGGAAAACAGTATTGGAAAAGAATTTATCAAAAGAAGATTGCCGGCCGATTCTTATAAAAAAGGAATTATAACGCATCCGGATCAAGTGGGCGGTTATCCTAATTATAAAGGAAAAGCTTATAAAGATTCAGATAATGACGGTATTCCGGATGCCTGGGAGAAAAAATACGGTTTAAATCCTAAAGATGCTTCGGATGCTAATGGCGATTTGAATGGAGACGGCTACACTAATATTGAAAAATATATTAACGGAATTGATCCTAATCAAAAAGTAGATTGGACAAATCCTGCAAATAATAAAGAAACTCTAAATCAATCATTATTAAATTAATACGAAGCTTTATGTTGAAAAAAATCAATAAATTACAGCTGTTATTTTTGATGTGTATTGGTTTTGTTGCCACTGCGCAACAGCATGAAGTTAAAGATTACATAAATGATATTAACGAACGCGCTGCAACTATAGTATCTAAATTAGATATCAATGATGCTGATAAAAAAGAAGTCAAAACAATTGTTCTTAAGCAATATATTAATATTGAAAAAATCGAATTCAAAAGAGATTCTCAATTAGAAAAACTTAAAAAAACAGTAACTGATCAGGAGGAACAGAAGTTAAAATCAGAAGAAGTTTGGGTAAAATATAAAGCTTCGATTAGTAAATTGCATGATTCTTATTTGGATAAATTATCTAAAAAATTAAATGAATTGCAAATAGTTCAGGTCAAAGATGCAATGACTTATCATGTTATGCCTAAAACATATCATAATTTTCTGGATATGTTTCAGAATCTTAAAGATGTTCAAAAAAAGATGATTTATGATCATTTGGTTGAAGCAAGAGAAAATGCTATGAATGTGGGAACTCATAAATGGCAATTTCAATGGTTTGCTAAATACAGAGGAAAAATAAATAACATCTTGGCTTCACAAGGAATTGAATTGCATCATACAAGCAAAGCCTGGGAGAAAAAGCAATTAGAGAAAAAGAATCATTTGAAGTAATTCTTTTAGATAAATTTTAAAACCACTTCAACGTGAATTTTATAAAACTTAAATATAGAATACTATCAAAACAGGATGTAATTATTATTTCCTGTTTTGTTTTGTTTTTTAGTTTCCAAAGTAGTTTTGCTCAAAATAACTTTCCTACCATTATCAAAGATAAGGCTGGGAAAATAGTTAGAACTCAGGATAACTCAGGAAATCAAATACCTGATTTTTCATTTGCGGGTTATCGCGCAGCCCAATATGCAATTCCTACTATTGCTGTCAAAGCATTTGTTCCAAATATTTCGGGAGATGCTACTGCAACTATTCAGGCAGCAATAGATTATGTGGCTACACTTAAAGTTGATGCCAATGGTTTTAGAGGAACAGTACTTTTAGACAAAGGAACTTATACCGTTTCGGGAATTATTAATATCAATGTAAGCGGAATTGTTTTAAGAGGAAGCGGAGCTGGAAACAACGGTACAATTATACTGGGAACTGGAACTAATAGAGAAGCGATTGTCAATATTTCGGGAAAAGCTAATCGTGTTTTGAAAGATAAATTTCAACTGGCCGATGAATATACTCCTTTGGGAAGTACTACTATTTCATTAAAAAATGGTACGACTATTAAAAAAGGCGATCATATTTTGATTAATACTCCTATCAGTCAGCAGTGGATAGAAAGTCTTGGTATGACCGAATACGGGGCAGAAACGGGATGGATAGGTTGGAAAAAAGATGACTTTGTAATTCGTGCCGATAGAGAGGTAAATCAGGTACAGAATAACAAAATCACTATCGATGCTCCATTGACTAATGCTTTGAACGAAAAATTATCTCAATCGGAAGTGGTAGTTTACAATTGGTCAGGTAGAATTAATAGTATTGGAGTTGAAAATCTGACTTTAAAATCAGATTTTGACACTACAAATCCTAAAGACGAACAACACAGATGGCATGGTGTTTCGATACAAAATACCGAAGATGCCTGGGTAAGACAAGTGAACTTCGAGCAGTTTGCCGGTGGTGCAGTTTCGATATTAAAATCGGCTAAAAGAATCACCGTTGAAGATTGTATCTCTTTGAATCCAATTTCAGAAATTGCCGCTTTCAGAAGAAATACTTTTTATACCGAAGGCCAGCAAACCTTATTTCAACGTTGCTATTCTGAATATGGATATAATGATTTTGCTGTTGGTGGTTATGCTACGGCAGGGCCAAATGTCTTTTTACAATGTCAGTCTTATTTGCCTTATAGTTTTAGTGGTTCCATAGGAAGCTGGGCTACAGGAATGTTATTTGATGTAGTTTTAATTGACGGTAATGCCATCAGTTTTAAAAACAAAGAACAGGATGCCCGTGGATTGGGATGGAATGCTGCCAATAGTGTTATTTGGGAATCTTCGGCCTCTAAAATCGAAAATTACAGTCCGCCTACAGCCGATAACTGGGCTTTTGGAGTCTGGGCACAATGGGCTGGAAACGGTCATTGGACTGATGTTAATAATCATATTTCGCCTAGAAGTTTGTATTATGCTTTATTGGAACAACGCCTTGGGAAATTACCAATGCAGGCTCAAATTTTAGACTTAGGAACAGAACCTTCTTCAAGTCCTACAATTGAACAGGCAGCAATTTTAACTGCCGAATCCCGCAAGAAACAAACTACCCTGAAACAATGGATTGAGGAGGCTGCAACCAGAAATCCAATTGGAGTTGATTATTCGAAAGCAAAACAGTTTAGTGAAGTAAAGGCAGAAGCCAAATCAACAGAAGTTACTTCCAAAATCACGATTAAAAACGGACTTTTAGTTACCAATAAAGGATTGCTTGCGGGCGAAACTATTGATGTTCCTTGGTGGAGAGGAAGTTTGCGTGAGTCGGAAATAGCAAAAGCAAGACCGCATATTACGCGTTTTGTACCGGGACATTATGGTGTGGGTTATACCGATAATTTATCCGAAACAGTTCAGTTTTTAGTGGATAATAACAAAGTGGCTTTGGATCATAATTATGGTTTATGGTACGAACAACGTATGGCAGACCACGAGCGTATTCGCAGAATGGATGCCGATGTTTGGGCACCTTTTTACGAACAACCTTTTGACAGAACAGGACAAGGTACTGCCTGGGATCATTTGAGTAAATACGATTTGACAAGATTCAATACCTGGTATTGGGATCGTTTGAAAACTTTTGCTGATTTAGCTGCTCAACAAAATAAAATATTGATGAATCAACAGTATTTTCAGCATAATATTTTAGAAGCGGGAGCACATTGGTCAAGTTCTCCTTGGCGTCCGGCCAATAATATTAATAACACAGGGCTTCCTGAACCACCGCCTTATATGGGTGATAAAAGAATTTTTATTGCCGAACAATTCTATGATATTAAAAATGAGAATATCAAGAAATTACATCAGGGCTTTATCGAAAAAAGCTTAGAAAACTTTAAGGATAATGCTAATGTGATTCAGTTTACAAGTGCCGAATATACAGGCCCATTGTCCTTCATGCAATTTTGGATAGACGTAATGGCTAATTACAAAAAAGCACATCAAAACCAATCTAAAATCGCTTTGAGTGCTACTAAAGATGTGCAGGATGCTGTTTTAAATGATGCCTCTAGATCTGCGGTAGTTGATGTAATCGATATTAGATATTGGTATTATAAAGAAGACGGAAGTTTGTATGCTCCTGAAGGCGGAAAAAACCTGGCGCCAAGGCAACACGCCCGACATATGAAAGTGGGTAAAGAAACCTACGAACAAACTTACAGAGCGGTTCGCGAATACCGAGATAAATATGCCGATAAAGCGGTTATTTATAATACGCCCGGAGCAAATAGATTTGGTTGGTCAGTGTTAATGGCAGGAGGTTCTTTGCCGGCAATTCCTGAGATTGCAATTTCCGGTTTTTATGAATCATTGGCAAACATGAAAACAGCCAAGGATGAGAACTATAACAGTGCGATTTGGACTTTAAAAGATGATGGAAAAGCTTATCTTTTTTATCTGTTAAAAGCCAATAAAGCGACAGTTGATTTATCACAGTATAGCGGTACTTTTGAGGTATATTGGATTAATCCTGAAAAAGGAAATGTTATTTCTAAAGAAACAATTCAAGGAAAATCAGTACATACTTTGACAGTACCTGAAGGAAAAGAAACTAAAATAGTAGCATATATTAAAAAGAAATAAAAATGAAAATAATGATTTCTAAAAAGAAGATTGGTAAAATAATTACTCTTGCAGGATTGAGTTTTGCGAGTATTTGTTCTAATGCACAGAACACTGTAAAACCTTTACAAAACCTTCAAATCACTGCAAACAAACAGTATTTTCAAACAGAGGATGGAAAACCATTTTTCTGGTTAGGTGATACAGGCTGGTTGGCATTCAGTAAACTGGATAGAGAAGGAGTAAAAAAATATTTTGAAGATCGAAAAGCAAAAGGATTCAATGTTGTTCAGGTTATGGTATTGCATAATTTGAATGCTGTAAATGTGTATGGTGCTCAGGCATTAATGAATGATAATTTAACACATCAGATTACTTCGCCTGGTAACGATCCAAATAATGCTTCTGAATATGATTATTGGGATCATGTAGATTATACTTTGGATGTAGCGCAACAAAACGGAATTTATGTTGCAATGGTTCCTGTTTGGGGTACAAATGTGAGTAAAAAAGACAGTAAGGTAACGAAAGATCAAGCTGAAAAATACGCTAAATTTTTAGCAGATAGATATAAAAAACGTACTAATGTAATTTGGTTAAACGGTGGTGATACTAAAGGAAATGAATTTCAAGACATTTGGAATGCCATTGGAACAACTTTAAAAACATCTAATCCAAATCAATTAGTAACTTTTCATCCATTTGGAAGAACAGATTCATCTGAGAATTTCCATAACGCCACTTGGTTAGATTTCAATATGTTTCAATCTGGACATAAAACGTATGCACAGGAAACAGATCCTACTGCTTTTAAAGAAGACAATTACAAATTTGTTTTAAGAGATTTAGAATTAAAACCTAAAAAACCAACACTTGACGGAGAACCATCTTATGAAGGAATTCCTCATGGTTTACACGACACTTTACAGCCAAAATGGAATGCTAATGATGTACGTCGTTACGGATATTGGTCGGTACTTTCGGGAGCTGCAGGATATACATACGGACACAGTGCTGTAATGCAGTTTTTCAGAAAAGGAGATAATCCGGCTTATGGGAATAAAGTACTTTGGAATGATGCAATAAATGATACTGGAGCAGGACAAATGATTTACATCAAAAAATTGATAGAGGAATTTCCTTTTACTGAAGGTGTTGCCGATGCTTCGATAATTGCTAATCAGGGTACAAAATACGATTATTTGCCAGCTATAAAAGGCAAAAAATATGCTTTGATTTATACTTATAACGGAAGAAAATTAGCCATAAATCTTGGTAAAATAGAAGGAAATAAAGTAACTGCAAGCTGGTACAACCCAAGAAACGGAGAAAAAACACCAATTGGCGTTTTTGATAACAAAGGAAAAAAAGAATTCCAGCCTTCTGGGAAAAAAGAAGATGGAAATGACTGGGTACTAATTTTAGAATCAGTTTATCCAAAAATATAATCTGCATAAATCTGTCGAATCTGCGTGAAACAAAATAATAACACTATGAAAATTAAAAACATACTTATCATTCTCTGTTTTATTACAGGACTAAACACTGCTTTCGCAAATGAGGGTTGGATAAACATTCTTAAAGCTGGTGGAAACAACAAAGGAATCCTGTGTACAAAAGCAATTCAAGGTGCTATTGATAAAGCATCAACTAATGATGGAGGCGGAACTGTTTATTTTCCTGCCGGAAATTATTTAACAGGTGCTTTAAAATTAAAAAGCAACATCACAATTTATTTGGATGCCGGGGCAGTTTTAAAATTTTCTGAGAATTTTGATGATTACCTGCCTTATGTAGAAATGCGTTATGAAGGTATCATGATGAAAACTTTTTCGCCATTATTTTATGCTAAAGATGCCGAAAACATTAGCATCAAAGGAAGAGGAGTAATCGACGGACAGGGAAAAGTCTGGTGGAATGAAGTGTACCGAATTGAAACTGCCAAAGGACCAATTCCTTTAACAAAATGGCAAAAAATGTGGGACGAACAAAATCCTGCAATTGGTTATGAACCATATTATAAAAGAACCATGGATAAAAAGTTCTTCAGACCTTCTTTTTTCCAGGTGCTTAATTGTAAGAACATTTTAATAGAAGGAGTTACTTTTCAAAATTCTCCTTTTTGGACGATAAATCCGGAGTTTTGTGAGAACATAACCATTACTGGAATTACAATCAACAATCCGCATTCGCCTAATACCGACGGAATCAATCCTTCGTCTTGCAAAAATGTACACATTTCTAATTGTCACATTAGCGTAGGAGATGATTGTATTACCATTAAATCAGGAAGAGATGCCGATGGTAGAAAATATGGTGTAGCTACCGAGAACGTAACAATTACCAATTGTACGATGTTGAGTGGTCACGGTGGAGTTGTTATTGGAAGTGAAATGTCGGGTGGAATCAAAAAAATCACGATTTCAAATTGTGTTTTTGACGGTACCGACAGAGGAATCCGATTGAAATCGGCTCGTGGTCGTGGAGGTGTTGTCGAAGACATTCGTGTTGACAATATCGTGATGAAAAACATCAAAGAAAATGCTATTATCATGGATTTGTTTTATGATAAATCAAGTAAAGAAGAACCGGTTTCGGAGCGAACACCTATTTTTAGAAACATTCACATCAGTAATTTAACAGGAACTGATGTTAAAAAAGCTGGATCTATTGTTGGGATTTCTGAAATGCCAGTTCAAAATATTTCTTTTTCGAACATAAATATCCAGTCTGAAGACGGATTTACATTGAACACCACAGATAATGTTGAATTTCACGATGTAAAAGTTACCACTAAAATGGGGGCTTCTTTCGAAATCGAAAATTCAAATAATTTGATTTTAGACAATGTGGCTACAATGAAACCAATTGCCAATACCCCATTGATTAAATTAACGGATGTTTCAAACATGATGATTAATAATAATTTTCCAATGTTTGCTACTGATATTTTCTTAGAAGCCGATGGTGCTAAAACCAAAGGAATTTATTTAAAGAATAACGTTTTTAACAATGTGAAAAAAGTAGTAAACAAAGGAGCAGCATTAAACGCAGCAGCCATTGTTGAATAAAAGGATTAATTTGATGAAAAAAATTACAATAGCATTATTAGTATTAGTTGGTTTATCCAGTTGTGTTTCTAAAAAAGCAGAAGCTTATCTGTTTACTTCTTTTAGAGAACCGGCTACTGATGGATTGTATTTGGCTTCCAGTGAAGACGGTTACCATTGGAAAGATTTGGGCGGGCCTTACTTAAAACCTGAAGCCGGAAAGAGTAAAATCATGAGAGATCCTTCCATTGTAAAAGGAAAAAATGATGTGTATCACATGGTTTGGACAACCGATTGGAAAGGTGGGGACGGTTTTGGTTATGCCAGTTCTAAAGATTTAATCCATTGGTCAGAACAACAATACATCCACGTGATGAAGAACGAACCTGAGGTAGTTAATGTCTGGGCTCCTGAAATTTTTTATGATGATGAGCAGGATCGTTATATTATCATTTGGGCTTCTACTATTCCTTTCCGTTTTGCAAAAGGAGTGGAAGAAGAGAAAAACAATCATCGAATGTATTATGTAACGACTAAGGATTTCAAGACTTTTTCGGATACCAAATTGTTTTTCGAACCTGGTTTTAGCGTAATTGATTGTGTGTTGTTAAAACGTGCTAAAAACGATTATGTTTTGGTTTTAAAGGACAATACCCGACCGATGCGAAATATAAAAGTGGCTTTTGGAAAAACACCTCTGGGACCATTCGAAAATATTTCAAATCCCTTAACCGATTATTTGTCGGAAGGGCCTACAGTAGTGAATTTAGGCAAAGACTGGTTGATTTATTACGATAACTACGGAGCTAAAAATTACCAGGCCATTCGAACTGCTGATTTTAAAAATTTTGAAAACGTAAGTTCAAAAATTAAACTTCCGGAAGGTCATAAACACGGAACGATTACAACTATTTCAAAGAAAACTTTGAAAGCTTTAATTGAAAAGAAGTAAAATATAATGCCACAGATTAAAAGGATTAGAAATCTTGGAAATCCGTAAAATCTGTGGCAAAAATAAAATTAAAGAACAATGATTCTATTTCAAAATATAAAAAGCAATATTGCAACAGCAACAACAATTTTATTGACTTGTGGTGCAATTCATTCTGCAGTTGCTCAAAATGATACCATAAAATATGTTGGTAAAACACTTTCTAATGTCGATTACCATCATGGACAATTGAGTCCGGCTGTGGGGGTTCACGCTACGCAAATTATGCGTGCCAGTCGTGAGCATCCTGAAAAAGCAGATGGTTTTGGTTGGACCTACAATCATCAGTCAATGATGGCATATTGGAATAATACTTTTTATTTACATTATTTGAGTGATCCTTCTGGTGAGCACATTCCGCCGAGCCAGACTTTTTTGATGACTTCCAAAGATGGGGTCAACTGGACAAAACCTAAGGTGCTTTTTCCTATTTACCGTGTTCCTGACGGATTTAAAAAAACAGAGGTAGAAGGAGTGGCTAAAAATCTGGATGCTATTATGCACCAACGTATGGGATTTTATGTTTCTTCGGATAACAGATTACTTTCTTTAGGTTATTACGGAGTAGCCATGGATAAAAAAGACGACCCTAATGACGGGAAAGGAATTGGTCGTGTGGTGAGGGAAATTTACAAAGACGGAACTTTTGGACCAATTTATTTTATCAGATACAATAAAACAGGAAATCCACTGCCAACAACGTTTCCGTTTTATAAAAAGAGTAAAGACAAAAAATTCATCAAAGCCTGCGATGAGTTACTTTCTAAACCTTTGTTAATGCAACAATGGGTGGAAGAAGCCGACAGGGATGACGAATTAATTCCGTTAAAGAAACAATACAAAGCTTTCAATTATTATCATTTGCCTAACGGAAATGTAGTGGGACTTTGGAAATTTGCTTTGACATCTTTAAGTAAAGACAATGGAAAAACCTGGGAATACACCCCTTTGCGTGCGCCTGGTTTTGTAAACAGCAATGCTAAAATCTGGGGACAAAAAACATCTGATAACCGTTATGCAACAGTGTATAATCCTTCAGAATACCGTTGGCCATTGGCAATTTCTACCTCTGATGACGGTTTAAATTATAAAGATTTGTTGTTAGTTCACGGCGAAATCAGTCCGATGCGTTACGGTGGAAACTACAAATCGGCAGGTCCACAGTATGTACGAGGAATTCTGGAAGGCAACGGAACGCCACCCGATGGTAAACTTTGGGTGAGTTACAGTGTGAACAAAGAAGATATTTGGGTCGCTTCAATTCCGGTTCCGGTAACCAGTGAGGTGAAAGAAAATGCCAACGATGTTTTCAATAATTTGCCAAATGGCGATGAATTGAAACTGTGGAATACCTATGATTTGGCATGGGCTTCTGCTAAAATAGAAAAGAAAGCCGATGGACAAAAAGCCCTGACTCTTCGAGATCAGGATGCTTTCGATTATTCCCGAGCTGAACGTGTGATTCCGTTTGCCCAAAAAATGGAAGCTACTTTTACCGTAGTTCCTGAACAAAATAATAATGGTCTTTTACAGGTTGAATTCCAAAATAAACAAGGACTTCCTGCTATTCGAATTGTATTTGATTCGGATGGGGAAATAAAAGTTAAACACGGGGCTCGTCATGGTGGAATTGGCAAGTATGAGGCAGGAAAAGAATATAAGCTTACCGTAAAGTTAGATGTTACTTCCCGTTCTTATACGATTCAGGTGAACGATAGTAAAGAAACCTTTAAGATATTCTATGCTCCGGTTGATGGTATATCACGCATTATGTTCCGTACAGGAGAGCAACGTTATACGCCAAATCCAGATACAGAACCGGATACCCCGGACTTTGTTGATTTGCCTGATACAGGTAAATTAATTCCGGAGGCTGTTTTTAATATCAAATCTTTGGTTACTAAAAAATTATAGAACACAGATGTAACGGATTCGCTATCGCGAAGACGCAGATTAATACAGATTTTAAAAATCCGTTTTTATCCGCGTTTTTACAAAGTAAATCCGTGGCATCAGTGTACTAATCTCAACAATAAGAAATGAAGAATTTAAAATCCATATTATTTCTGCTTTGTCTATTAGTAGCTTTTAGTTCTAATGGACAAATTGCTGTTAGCCATTTAACATGCAATAGCGCTACAAATCCTTTGGCGATAAGTGCGCAAACTCCTGTTTTTAGTTGGCAATTAAGTTCTAAAGATTTCAATGTTTCTCAAACGGCTTATCAGTTATTGATAGCTTCTTCTGAAGAGAAACTAAAGAAGAACGAAGGAGATGTTTGGGATAGCGGAAAAGTAGTTTCTGCTGCAAGTCAGGATGTGCGTTATAATGGCAAAGGCTTAAAAAGCGAAATCAAGTATTTTTGGAAAGTAAGGGTTTGGTCGAATGATAAAAAAGCTTCTAATTGGAGTGTCGCAGCTTATTTCAGAACGCAACCTTCGGATTTGAATCCAACTTGGATTGGTGCCATTACAAAAGCAGATAGTCATTTGCCGGAAGGCCGGAATTATCATGCTGTTACTTTCAAAAAAGAGAAAAAACAAGCCATTATTGATGCCTCTGATTCTTTGTCGCGAAGAAGTATTCAATTGCGTAAATCATTTGTTGTTTCGAAAAAAATAAAAGAAGCCGTGGTTTATGTTTCTGGATTGGGACATTATGAGTTGACACTGAATGGAAAAAAAGTAGGTAATAGTGTGTTTGCACCTTTGTGGACGGATTATGACAAAACCGTTTATTACAATACTTACGAAATCAATGCAAACGAATTGCTGAAAGGCGAGAATGTTCTTGGGGTTTTATTGGGTAACGGAATGTATAATATGCTTGCTGAAAGGTATGCAAAATTCTTTGTGAGTTTTGGTCCGCCAACCTTGTTTCTGAAAATGAAAGTGGTGTACGAAGACGGTTCGGAACAAATTATAAAAACTGATAAAAGCTGGAAATATTCTAAAAGCCCGATTACTTTCAACAGTATTTTTGGAGGCGAAGATTACAATGCCAATTTAGAGCAGAAAGGCTGGAATAGGACTGGTTTTAATGACAAAGATTGGAAAGCAGTTGTCGTTCAGGAATCACCAAAAGGCGTTTTAAGAGCGCAGCAAACGACTCCAATACAAATTGAAGAGCAATTTGGCGTTAAAGCAGTGACGGAACCACAGGTTGGAGTTCGTGTTTTTAATATGGGACAAAATTTATCCGGTTTTCCAACGATAAAAGTAAAAGGAAAAAAAGGACAAACGGTACGCATTTGGGTTGGTGAAGGATTGAATGACGATGGAACCGTCGGTCAGGGAAGATCTGGAAAACCCTATTATTTTGATTATACTTTAAAAGGTGAAGGTGTAGAAGAATGGCAGCCAAGATTTAGCTATTATGGTTACCAATATATTCAAATTGAAGGTGTGAATTACAAAGAAACAAAGGATTTTTCGTTGCCAACAATTGTAGATTTAAAATCTAATTTCATTTATAATTCGGCAGGAACAGCTGGAAGTTTTACTTCTTCGAATGAAATTTTTAATAAAACACACGAGTTGATTAATAATGCCATTAAGAGTAATTTTCAATCTGTGTTGACCGATTGTCCGCATAGAGAAAAACTGGGTTGGCTTGAAGAATCACATCTAAACGGTCCCGGATTAATTTACAATTACAATCTGAAAAATTATATTCCGTCCATCATGCAAAACATTGCCGATGCACAGCGTGAAAACGGCATGATTCCTACTATTGCGCCGGAATATGTGATTTTTGGTGGCGATTTTACCGATTCGCCTGAATGGGGTGTGGCAGGTGTAATTTTGCCTTGGATGTATTATGAATATTATGGCGATGATTCTTTGTTGAAAGAATATTATCCTGTAATGAAAAAATATGTGGATTACCTGACTTCAAAGGCAGACAAAGGCATTGTTTCTTATGGCTTGGGCGATTGGTATGACTACGGAGAACATGCGGCGGGTTATTCTAAAAACAGTCCGATAGCACTTTCCGCTACATCACATTATTATTTTGGAGTCGATTTGCTGGCTAAGGCTGCGAAGCTATTAAATAAGAAAGAAGATGCCGTTACTTACGAAAATTTAGCAATAAGTGTAAAAAAAGCATTTAATGGCAAGTTCTTTGATACAAAGACGAAACAATATGGCACAGGAAGTCAGTTTAGCAATGCTATTCCGTTGTTTTTAGGTATGGTGGCGAAAGAAGATAAGCAGGCTGTTTTAGATAATTTGGTTAATGACATCAAAGCCAGAAATTATCGATTGACCACTGGCGATGTGGGGAATCGTTATTTATTTCAGGTTTTGGCCGATAATGGGCTGAATGAGGTAATGTACAAAATGCACAATCATTATGATGCTCCGGGTTATGGTTTCCAAATTAAATTTGGCTTGACCACCTTAACGGAGCAATGGGATCCGAGAAAAGGAAATTCATGGAACCATTTTATGATGGGGCAAATTGAGGAATGGTTTTATGAAAGTTTAGTAGGGATTGTTCCTGATGAAACGAATCCAGGATTCAAACATTTCTTCCTGCAACCGGAAATTTTAGGTGATATGACTTTTGTAAAAGGAAGTTACAATTCGGTTTTTGGGGAAATTGCTTCTGAATGGGAGAAAAAAGAAGATAAAGTATCTTTTAAATTTACGATTCCGGCTAATACCACGGCAACAGTAAAATTGCCGGTAAAAAAGAATGCAGTTATCAAAGTAAATGGTAAAATACTAAGCGATTCTAAAAATGTTCTGAAAGTTTTAACTAATGAAGAAAAAGCTTCATTTGTTTTAGGTTCAGGAATGTATGTTGTAGAATGTGCTTTGTAAATGAAAATAAAATGATAAATTTAAGGATGAAAAGGAATAAAATGAAGAAGTTGTTTATTGTGGTATTGCTATTTTTGTTGCTGCCAAAGGTAGAAGCACAAACATCGGATGATAATTATAAAGAACCGATAGTAAAGGCTATCAAAACAATAGAATCTATTTTTAAAATAACCATCATCGACAAAGATGGTTTGCTAAAAGGCAAGGAACTGGATTATGCCGAATGGAGAATTCGTCAGGGCAATTTGGATGTTTCATTGACAGCCATTTTAGCGCCATTTGATCTTACTTTTTTTAAAGAAAACGATTCAACTTATGCTATTCGAAAATTTGAATATGCCAGAAGATCGGCTACTATTGGAAAAGAACGTTTAGAATTTTTGGCTGATTTGTATCCTAATTTAAAAGCTTGGGAAACCAGAAAAGCCGATTTAAAACAATGCATCATTAGTTCCATTGGTTTAGACAAAGCACCGCCGATGCCAAAGGGAAAGCCAATTTTAACCCCAAAAAGAATCTATAAAGATTACAGTGTGGAGAATATTGGTTTAGAAATTATTCCGGGTGTTTATGTAACAGGTTCTATTTATAAACCCTATCCTTTAAAAGG
Protein-coding sequences here:
- a CDS encoding glycoside hydrolase family 28 protein: MKIKNILIILCFITGLNTAFANEGWINILKAGGNNKGILCTKAIQGAIDKASTNDGGGTVYFPAGNYLTGALKLKSNITIYLDAGAVLKFSENFDDYLPYVEMRYEGIMMKTFSPLFYAKDAENISIKGRGVIDGQGKVWWNEVYRIETAKGPIPLTKWQKMWDEQNPAIGYEPYYKRTMDKKFFRPSFFQVLNCKNILIEGVTFQNSPFWTINPEFCENITITGITINNPHSPNTDGINPSSCKNVHISNCHISVGDDCITIKSGRDADGRKYGVATENVTITNCTMLSGHGGVVIGSEMSGGIKKITISNCVFDGTDRGIRLKSARGRGGVVEDIRVDNIVMKNIKENAIIMDLFYDKSSKEEPVSERTPIFRNIHISNLTGTDVKKAGSIVGISEMPVQNISFSNINIQSEDGFTLNTTDNVEFHDVKVTTKMGASFEIENSNNLILDNVATMKPIANTPLIKLTDVSNMMINNNFPMFATDIFLEADGAKTKGIYLKNNVFNNVKKVVNKGAALNAAAIVE
- a CDS encoding glycoside hydrolase family 43 protein; translation: MKKITIALLVLVGLSSCVSKKAEAYLFTSFREPATDGLYLASSEDGYHWKDLGGPYLKPEAGKSKIMRDPSIVKGKNDVYHMVWTTDWKGGDGFGYASSKDLIHWSEQQYIHVMKNEPEVVNVWAPEIFYDDEQDRYIIIWASTIPFRFAKGVEEEKNNHRMYYVTTKDFKTFSDTKLFFEPGFSVIDCVLLKRAKNDYVLVLKDNTRPMRNIKVAFGKTPLGPFENISNPLTDYLSEGPTVVNLGKDWLIYYDNYGAKNYQAIRTADFKNFENVSSKIKLPEGHKHGTITTISKKTLKALIEKK
- a CDS encoding sialidase family protein — encoded protein: MILFQNIKSNIATATTILLTCGAIHSAVAQNDTIKYVGKTLSNVDYHHGQLSPAVGVHATQIMRASREHPEKADGFGWTYNHQSMMAYWNNTFYLHYLSDPSGEHIPPSQTFLMTSKDGVNWTKPKVLFPIYRVPDGFKKTEVEGVAKNLDAIMHQRMGFYVSSDNRLLSLGYYGVAMDKKDDPNDGKGIGRVVREIYKDGTFGPIYFIRYNKTGNPLPTTFPFYKKSKDKKFIKACDELLSKPLLMQQWVEEADRDDELIPLKKQYKAFNYYHLPNGNVVGLWKFALTSLSKDNGKTWEYTPLRAPGFVNSNAKIWGQKTSDNRYATVYNPSEYRWPLAISTSDDGLNYKDLLLVHGEISPMRYGGNYKSAGPQYVRGILEGNGTPPDGKLWVSYSVNKEDIWVASIPVPVTSEVKENANDVFNNLPNGDELKLWNTYDLAWASAKIEKKADGQKALTLRDQDAFDYSRAERVIPFAQKMEATFTVVPEQNNNGLLQVEFQNKQGLPAIRIVFDSDGEIKVKHGARHGGIGKYEAGKEYKLTVKLDVTSRSYTIQVNDSKETFKIFYAPVDGISRIMFRTGEQRYTPNPDTEPDTPDFVDLPDTGKLIPEAVFNIKSLVTKKL